A segment of the Populus nigra chromosome 12, ddPopNigr1.1, whole genome shotgun sequence genome:
taaaaaaaatatttagatatatgTTGATTTCTAAACAACATATCATTTAACTAAAgaaatcactataaaaaaaattggatttctaaacaacatattatttattttttaaaaaacaaaaacaaacaacatgcaacaaaaaaaaaaaaaagaaatcaacatAGACACACGTGCCTAGGTTTTCAATCCTTGGCTCACTAAGGCTTTTGGGTTTCTTGCTAGGGCTTGaccttattttatttgttttcatttattttttgaagttttaattcaaatctttttcttacataatttttttagtttgcattagcttttttatttgaattttgattacgataatatcttttatttttttagattgttaatggtttaataaaaaaatatattttttaaaaacaagttattaaatCGGTAAAGATTATGATCTAGGTTATAATTTAGGCAAATTAGCTCAAGTTTATCCAAAATATCACcatcttagtattttttttattaaaaaaacattaaatcaacatcattttaattttttttaataagcaaaTCATGTTTTGACCTAGTCAATCGAGTTATTGGGCCACACCTTAAAACTTGGGTCCACATATAATATTGtagtgttaatattttttttaaaaaaaacaacaatatatataattttttttaattaaatttgattttgattatgtTGATTAAGTGATGGTTGAACCTGTCATATTAACTAGgtcattttaattcaatttctaCATGATCTAATTTAAAACATAGGATAACATCCAAGTTGATCTATGCAatttaatgagataaaaaaaaattaattaatcaaattattttttgtttctatataaAGAATTATACTCTTAACATCTTGTTAATGTAGTTTTTCCCCTTCAAAAATCCACTATTAACTTGGTATTGAAAACCATGGAATTATCCATTCCAATCAATGTCAtgttctttcttccttttctcatcAAATTGTTTTGTTGTTGGATATATTATCTCATCAAATAAGGAGATAAaagaacattaattaaatagtGTTAATTTATCATAGAATgagcaattttttaataaaataatagtcttggttttctttcataaataatgatttgatttttattaatttctaaaataatttgagattttttctttatttttttaatgagctccatagtttatttttttttgtatataactCGGATTTTAATGCATATTCTActatttttataagatatttgtatttatatttttaaatatgaatgatGTTTGATTTCAGCAAATTAGTCTAAAATAcaatcaatatttttgttttttcaggagACAGCAAGAAAAGGTCGGTACAAGACAAGCCTTTTAGCTTCTGCAGTTTGGCGGGCACCAAACCTTCTTCCCTTCCAAATCCAAAACCATAACATACTACAGCCAGTACTAAAACCTCTTTCTTTCTCGAATCTCCAGCCCCATCAATAAGACCTTTGCTGCTgtcctactttttttttttgaggtaataaatttcttgtctttctttcttttttatttttttttcagtttaatttatgtttattgtttttgcttCACTGTGTTTCTGTGATGATTGGCACATACTGgcttttggggttttttttatgttttagataaaaaaatcatcaatatttttttgcgATTGCTATGATTATTGTTAGAGGCGAAAGATTCAGCTTTGTggtgatatttgtttttatgcataAGTGAGATGtgtgggttttgattttgatgttttgttatATTTGGTTTTGAGGATTGAAACAAGTGGCAAAAAGGGTTCTTAGTTTATTTTGTGCCCTGGTTTTTGTCTCCTGGAAAGTCTGTATGCTGTGCTGTTTCAGTTTTTTATTCCCCCTTTTTTGGATGCTTAATGTCGAAgaagttttgatttttggtgTGAAAGTTAATTGTTTGATTCTGGTTTGTTTTAGGATTTTGAGGAGGAAGAGGTTCAATGCAGAAAGGTAAGAAGAGTAAATGCACATCTGTGTCGCACCATCTGTTGATGGACAATGCAAAAACCCGGCTAAATGATCTTCATGAAAGGTTCTCTAACCTTCAAGCTGCAAGGAAAGAGGGGTGGAATAGTGATGTTGCTGTGTTGGAGGAGCAGGTGTACAAAGGTCTTCGTGAGTGGAAAGCTGAGCTTGATGTGCCATCACCTGCCAATTCTTTGCTTGTTAGCATCTCCTATTTGCTATTGTGGATAATGAAATATTTGTATTGCCTGTCAGTGTGGTGTTGTCTTTAAAGAATTTAGATGAGTTAATTTGGGATGGGTATTTTGTAGGATATCAGTCTGGGATCCTTTTCAGATGACATAGGCCGCTTGTTACAATTGTACGAGGAAGAAGATGATGCCACAAGTCCACTAACAATGCAGTCAGTTTTGAAGCCAGAAATGCAGCCCGAGCCCAATTTTCAAAACCTTAATCCTGGCAATTTAACAACATTTCAACATGTAAGATCCTATTTGGGGATTATTATAATGTTCTTCTGACTAGTAAGTTGTAGAAATGCATCATACTTCTCAGTTCATATCATTTTGGTTCTTTGTAGTAcactttcatttatttaaaaaggcTACATCATGATTACCTACAAGTATGAAGAAATGGAATTTTAAGTCTTGCACTGTATTTTTCTGGTTTACCGACATGgaaattggaaaaagaaaaaaccatgttAGCTCCTGGCTGAGGCAAGTCATACACAGAAAGATTATGgtccttttaattattatttttttccttactgAATATACATTCTCTTATGATTTTACTTTGAAGCTTGATGCCATAGTTCACATGGAGGGTGTAGATTGTCTTCTTGCTGGTTATCTGTTATTGCATGCTATaactattagttttttttttttttttgaaaaaagaaaaagaaaaagaaaaagaaaaggaagcctATTGCTTGAAGATAATTTAGTGAAGCCAATGTGGGACATATTATAAGCCTGAGAAGGTGATTTTATGTTTTGCAAGCTTCATAGGGGGGTCTTGATGTTACTAGCCTTGTGGTTTGTTCAAGTCCCAACACATCTCTAATATAAAACTTTAAGACCAATAGATGCAACTATCCAAGTGTTGAGAAAACTGCAAGGACCTGCCCTGATTTGATTTTGGGAAGATACATGTCCAAGactataacaacaataaacattcaGATGGGAACCATTTCTTAAATGCTAATCCATAGCACTTGAGctgttttttgttaatgatttgAGCTTTTAGCATGAttcattttactttttgtttCATTTGCACGTCCATGTGTAATTTCAGTGATCAACTGAAGTATTCATTTACTGTCATTCACATGGTATTCAGTTCCTAGTGCCCTAAGTTTTGATCTTTTATGGCATAAAGATATTCTCGGTGATGACTGATGAGCATAAAACACTTACATTTCAGGAATATTTGGTGAATAGTCATGGTCAGGGGCTTGGATTTCAAGGGTTTCATCAACCCAACAGCTCCGCCTCTGGTTTGCAAAATGTAGTGGTTAGCGCCCCAGATATAACTACTTTATTGGATTGTCAACAGTTCACTTTGGATGAAGAATTTGACCCTGGGCTTTTTGGTGGAACCAATGACATTGAAGAGTGTGGAAAAAATGCTGAGAGTAACAATCTGCAGTATATCAGCCCTCCACCTTCTGCTTTTATGGGGCCCAAATGTGCATTATGGGACTGCACCAGGCCTGCTCAAGTAGCTGAATGGTTAGAGGACTACTGTAGCAGCTTTCACGCTACCCTGGCCTTAAATGAAGGTCCCCCTGGCATGGCCCCAGTTTTGCGGCCTAGAGGCATTAATTTGAAGGATAATTTACTATTTGACGCCCTTATTGCAAAGATACAGGGTAAGAATGTTGGTATTCCTCAATGTGAAGGGGCTGCTGTCATGAAATCCCCATGGAATGCTGCTGGTAAGCCCGCATGCGTGCCTCCCCCTTTCTCCCTTTGCTTAATTTTCAAGTACAATTTCTTGTTACATTGCATATTTGTTCTACAGCATTCTTGCTCTTATTCAGTAATGGTGAATAATTCATTTTGATACCGTGTAAGGTTCATCTATGATCAAGGTCTGTAACTTGTAAGCTAATTATTTGATGCAGTataagattcatctatgattcagaaCTCCATGTGGTCTGCTAATTATGTTTCTTCATGTGACTTAATATGGTTGAAAAAGTTGTCATATCTTATTTTGGCTAATTCATTTTGTTTCCATGTCGTAGAACTATTTGATCTCTCATTACTCGACGGTGAAACAATTAGGGAGTGGCTCTTTTTTGACAAGCCTAGAAGGGCGTTTGACAGCGGAAATAGGAAGCAGAGGTCATTGCCAGACTACAATGGCCGTGGTTGGCATGAATCAAGAAAGCAGGTGATGAAGGAGCTTGGGGGCCAGAAGAAATCCTATTATATGGATCCACAACCTCCAGGCTGTCATGAGTGGCATTTATTTGAATATGAGATCAACAACTGCGATTTATGTGCATTATATAGGTTAGAACTCAAGCTTGCTAATGGAAAGAAGTCTCCGAAAGGAAAAGTTTCAAAGGATCCACTCGCTGATTTGCAGAAGAAAATGGGAAGGCTCACTGCTGTTGTAACTGCAGATAACGGCCCCCCTCTTAAGGGAAAGACAAAGGCTGATAGAGAAAACTGATTCTGGAGATGTTAATTGTGCTCACGATCACAAAACTTCTGGCACTGCATGGGCCCCGGGCCATGATTCCGTACAATCATTTTCTAAATAGCTTTGGCATATTACGTGGAACATAGTTTCAGATTATTACCTGATTGTGGAAACTAACAGAATTCTATAACAAGGTATTGCTGATGATTCTTTAGCAAGTAATGGCTGGTGATTTTGTATAGATGAAGTTCACTACTTTAGTAACATCTTGGCATTACTTCTCTTTCCAGTTAGCAATGGCAGACGCTCATCTGCTCTGTTGATTTGGAGAGACATCCTAGTTTGCTTTATATATTGCTGGCACAGATAATTAGCGTACAGAGTAATCAACCACTACACCTTCAACAGTTAAGTTGGAGACAAAGGTCAATACTGAAGAGGACTTCTCTAAGTGTACAGTAGGTGATACCAGTTTTAGTATTTGTGTACCCTGCTACTATTAAGCCTATATATTATGATGCTGacaaaacatatttgaaatcaAGATGGATGTGCATCATTATACTTCTTTAGAATATGCGGTGAAGACTGAATGCAGGCAGACTTTGCTcttgaataatgtttttgattGATGTCCGTTCTTGTACTgaagtaattattatttgtgttaaagAGTaataaagtaaattatttttttataattttatttaataattttaaattttaaattaaaatgattatttgataGAATAGAGTGACCAATTAgccaagtttgaattttttttattcttgaaaatgtattaaaaaataatacaaactatattttaaGTTGAGATTTGATTAGCCTGAGGCTTTTTAGCCCCCCAATTGAATGACAAGGGCTTGAGCTTGAAATTGGAATCCTTGAatggaaaatttaaaattttaatttaatttaagctTTAAATCAACTGAAAGCTCTTGGAGGTTAATTAAATCCCCCTCCTACCTCCTGGGTCTCCTCTACTGCTTCAGTTAGAAACTGCTTCGGACCACCTTGCACCATGGTGAGCTGGGCtggactgttttttttttttttttttcacacttCCCTCAGGTAATGGGAGTTTAATTGGCTCATAGCCTGCAGATGGTTTAAGTGCTGCCAAGAATGGCATGCCAATGAGCTCCAAACCTAAGAGCAACTCTTTAAACCGATCCCTCTCCACAGTTCATTCACTTCCGAAAGCACAGTATATCACAGAATTGGCCTCGAATTCTCCAAGCCACTTAGACCACTTCTCATCTAAAAAGTTGAGGTGTTTGGCTCTGGTATAACTGGTCCTGAAAGCAATACAGATTTGTCGAACTGGTTTGTTTCCAACATAATCAGCATATGGTCCTTCAATTTCTCCGCATGTCCTGAATCTAAGTTCATCACGTTGGCTCATAATTCCCATGTATACGCGATCACATAACAATGACATCACTACCAAACCCCGTAACTCTTCTTCCAATGAATCCCGGTGATTCATGAGCTTGATCGGAGAGTCTGGGAAGCCTAAGGATGGCTGCATGAGGTCGGCTTCAGTTGACTTGTTTCCACTTCGTCTTTTAGCTGGAGACATAATATATCCAGTA
Coding sequences within it:
- the LOC133669286 gene encoding transcription factor VOZ1-like — protein: MQKGKKSKCTSVSHHLLMDNAKTRLNDLHERFSNLQAARKEGWNSDVAVLEEQVYKGLREWKAELDVPSPANSLLDISLGSFSDDIGRLLQLYEEEDDATSPLTMQSVLKPEMQPEPNFQNLNPGNLTTFQHEYLVNSHGQGLGFQGFHQPNSSASGLQNVVVSAPDITTLLDCQQFTLDEEFDPGLFGGTNDIEECGKNAESNNLQYISPPPSAFMGPKCALWDCTRPAQVAEWLEDYCSSFHATLALNEGPPGMAPVLRPRGINLKDNLLFDALIAKIQGKNVGIPQCEGAAVMKSPWNAAELFDLSLLDGETIREWLFFDKPRRAFDSGNRKQRSLPDYNGRGWHESRKQVMKELGGQKKSYYMDPQPPGCHEWHLFEYEINNCDLCALYRLELKLANGKKSPKGKVSKDPLADLQKKMGRLTAVVTADNGPPLKGKTKADREN